The following proteins come from a genomic window of Malus sylvestris chromosome 4, drMalSylv7.2, whole genome shotgun sequence:
- the LOC126619952 gene encoding peroxygenase-like, protein MAADQGQQQASSESMATVAEKAPITAERKVRNDLETKLPKPYMPRAMIAPDMENINGTSGHKHSNMSVLQQHAAFFDQDNDGIIYPSETFRGFRALGFNPVASFLFMVLVHAAMSYATLPTWIPSPFFAIHIKNIHMAKHGSDSGTYDTEGRYIPANLENMFSKYARTVPDKLSFKELWHMTQANRDAFDFFGWIASKLEWGVLYVLAKDENGYLAKEAVRRCFDGSLFEYCSKLQKGAVGKMG, encoded by the exons atggcAGCAGATCAGGGCCAGCAGCAGGCATCCAGTGAGTCCATGGCAACGGTGGCTGAGAAGGCTCCGATCACCGCGGAGAGGAAGGTCCGCAATGATTTGGAGACCAAGCTCCCCAAACCAT ACATGCCTAGGGCTATGATTGCGCCTGATATGGAGAACATCAATGGCACATCGGGCCATAAGCATTCCAACATGTCTGTGCTTCAACAGCATGCAGCTTTCTTCGACCAAGACAACGATGGCATAATCTACCCTTCTGAAACATTCAGAG GATTTCGTGCCCTCGGGTTTAATCCGGTTGCTTCATTCCTTTTCATGGTTCTTGTCCATGCAGCTATGAGTTATGCTACTCTTCCT ACATGGATACCGTCGCCTTTCTTCGCAATTCACATAAAGAACATACACATGGCAAAGCATGGAAGTGACTCAGGGACCTATGACACAGAGGGAAG GTACATTCCTGCAAATCTGGAGAACATGTTCAGCAAGTATGCCCGCACCGTGCCTGATAAGCTTTCATTCAAGGAGCTTTGGCACATGACTCAGGCTAACCGTGACGCCTTTGATTTCTTTGGCTG GATTGCAAGTAAACTGGAATGGGGAGTTCTGTATGTTCTTGCAAAAGATGAAAACGGCTACTTGGCAAAGGAAGCCGTGAGACGCTGTTTCGATGGAAGCTTGTTCGAGTACTGTTCAAAGTTGCAGAAGGGCGCTGTTGGTAAGATGGGATGA
- the LOC126619953 gene encoding 60S ribosomal protein L23, producing MSKRGRGGSAGNKFRMSLGLPVAATVNCADNTGAKNLYIISVKGIKGRLNRLPSACVGDMVMATVKKGKPDLRKKVLPAVIVRQRKPWRRKDGVFMYFEDNAGVIVNPKGEMKGSAITGPIGKECADLWPRIASAANAIV from the exons ATGTCGAAAcgag GGCGTGGAGGGTCCGCCGGAAACAAGTTCCGGATGTCGCTGGGTCTGCCGGTGGCCGCCACCGTGAACTGCGCCGACAACACCGGTGCCAAGAACCTTTACATCATCTCCGTGAAGGGAATCAAGGGTCGCCTCAATCGCCTTCCTTCTGCTTGTGTTGGTGACATGGTCATGGCTACAGTCAAAAAGGGCAAGCCTGACCTCCGAAAGAAGGTCTTGCCGGCCGTCATTGTCCGCCAGCGCAAGCCGTGGCGCCGAAAGGATGGGGTTTTCATGTACTTTGAAG ATAATGCTGGTGTCATTGTCAATCCGAAGGGAGAAATGAAGG GTTCTGCAATCACCGGACCTATAGGAAAGGAATGCGCAGATCTGTGGCCAAGAATTGCAAGTGCTGCCAATGCCATCGTTTAA
- the LOC126617723 gene encoding histone-lysine N-methyltransferase SUVR4-like isoform X2, giving the protein MSGNPKVVNAFRVTRALGIPDAEIKPVLKGLLRMYDKKWELIEEDNYRTLIDAYFESKENKGKEEKREAATELDGYERPGKRLHLANGRAAVDQDHGSRTMESSKQCLTNGRAGCSSQHPLKQPNDRGKKPIAPHLVSGDRKISIGNHKKDLVIPKTEEGTDSISSSFECAVPARRPDLSRGSTGGNSGSSSTDVGRSACDLTCGGDHVSRPKNQQCGTEHSQADLNGVDSSCPITHEGRKPVNFFHDITKSMEKVKISLVDETGNECLPKFNYIPNNIIYQNANVNISLARISDEDCCTDCSGDCLSAAIPCACARETGGEFVYTPQGLLKEDFLAACVKEPEEHNFVYCQDCPNERSKNEYYPEKCKGHHIRKFIKECWRKCGCDLSCGNRVVQRGISYKLQVFVTPEGKGWGVRTLEVLQKGTFVCEYVGEILTNTELYERNNQSSGAKRHTYPVLLDGDWGSEQILKDDDALCLDATSHGNVARFINHRCSDANLIDIPVQVETPDRHYYHLAFFTTRKVNAFEELSWDYGIDFDDHGHPIEAFSCNCGSVACRGKKQNGRKERRGKRLVLG; this is encoded by the exons ATGTCTGGTAACCCGAAAGTTGTAAACGCGTTTCGTGTGACGAGGGCCTTGGGGATTCCTGATGCAGAGATCAAACCGGTCCTGAAGGGTTTGCTGCGAATGTATGATAAAAAGTGGGAGCTTATAGAAGAAGACAACTACAGGACTCTTATAGATGCATACTTTGAGTCTAAGGAAAACAAG ggaaaagaagagaaaagagaagcTGCTACAGAGCTTGATGGGTATGAAAGACCAGGAAAAAGGCTGCATTTGGCCAATGGCAGAGCTGCTGTGGACCAAGATCATGGAAGCAGAACCATGGAGTCATCCAAACAGTGTTTAACCAATGGTAGAGCTGGATGTAGTTCTCAACACCCCCTCAAACAGCCCAATGACAGAGGAAAGAAACCAATTGCACCTCATCTGGTCTCTGGAGATAGAAAAATTTCAATTGGTAATCACAAGAAAGACTTGGTGATTCCAAAAACAGAGGAAGGTACAGATAGCATTTCATCTTCTTTCGAATGTGCAGTACCGGCGAGACGTCCAG ATTTGTCTCGAGGTTCAACTGGGGGTAACTCTGGATCATCCTCTACTGATGTGGGTAGAAGTGCTTGTGACCTCACTTGTGGGGGTGACCATGTTTCAAGACCGAAGAATCAGCAATGTGGAACAGAACATTCACAAGCTGATTTAAATGGTGTGGATTCAAGCTGTCCCATCACTCATGAGGGCAGGAAGCCAGTCAATTTTTTCCATGACATTACGAAATCTATGGAGAAAGTGAAAATATCATTGGTAGATGAAACTGGAAATGAGTGCCTGCCAAAGTTCAATTATAtaccaaacaatattatctaccaAAATGCAAATGTGAATATCTCACTAGCTCGGATTTCAGATGAAGATTGCTGCACCGACTGCTCTGGAGATTGTCTTTCAGCGGCAATACCATGTGCATGTGCTCGTGAAACTGGTGGGGAGTTTGTTTACACACCACAAGGCCTCCTAAAAGAAGATTTTTTAGCAGCTTGTGTCAAGGAACCGGAAGAGCACAACTTTGTTTATTGTCAAGACTGTCCAAATGAGAGGTCCAAGAACGAGTACTACCCTGAAAAATGCAAAGGTCACCACATCAGGAAGTTTATAAAAGAATGCTGGAGAAAATGTGGATGTGATTTGTCATGTGGAAATCGGGTAGTGCAAAGGGGCATTTCTTACAAGTTACAG GTATTCGTGACTCCTGAAGGGAAGGGCTGGGGTGTTAGGACATTAGAGGTCTTGCAGAAGGGAACATTTGTCTGTGAATATGTTGGGGAGATACTGACCAACACCGAATTATACGAGAGAAATAACCAAAGCAGTGGAGCTAAGAGACATACCTACCCCGTATTGCTAGACGGAGATTGGGGCTCAGAGCAAATTTTGAAGGATGATGATGCCCTTTGTCTTGATGCAACATCTCATGGTAATGTTGCCAGATTTATCAATCATAG ATGCTCTGATGCAAACTTGATTGATATCCCAGTTCAAGTGGAGACTCCTGACCGTCACTACTATCAC CTTGCCTTTTTTACTACCAGGAAAGTGAATGCATTTGAAGAGCTGTCGTGG GATTATGGTATTGACTTTGATGATCATGGACACCCTATAGAGGCGTTTTCGTGTAATTGTGGTAGTGTAGCTTGCCGGGGAAAGAAACAGAACGGACGGAAAGAACGCAGAG GGAAAAGATTGGTGTTGGGATAG
- the LOC126617723 gene encoding histone-lysine N-methyltransferase SUVR4-like isoform X1 codes for MSGNPKVVNAFRVTRALGIPDAEIKPVLKGLLRMYDKKWELIEEDNYRTLIDAYFESKENKGKEEKREAATELDGYERPGKRLHLANGRAAVDQDHGSRTMESSKQCLTNGRAGCSSQHPLKQPNDRGKKPIAPHLVSGDRKISIGNHKKDLVIPKTEEGTDSISSSFECAVPARRPALPDLSRGSTGGNSGSSSTDVGRSACDLTCGGDHVSRPKNQQCGTEHSQADLNGVDSSCPITHEGRKPVNFFHDITKSMEKVKISLVDETGNECLPKFNYIPNNIIYQNANVNISLARISDEDCCTDCSGDCLSAAIPCACARETGGEFVYTPQGLLKEDFLAACVKEPEEHNFVYCQDCPNERSKNEYYPEKCKGHHIRKFIKECWRKCGCDLSCGNRVVQRGISYKLQVFVTPEGKGWGVRTLEVLQKGTFVCEYVGEILTNTELYERNNQSSGAKRHTYPVLLDGDWGSEQILKDDDALCLDATSHGNVARFINHRCSDANLIDIPVQVETPDRHYYHLAFFTTRKVNAFEELSWDYGIDFDDHGHPIEAFSCNCGSVACRGKKQNGRKERRGKRLVLG; via the exons ATGTCTGGTAACCCGAAAGTTGTAAACGCGTTTCGTGTGACGAGGGCCTTGGGGATTCCTGATGCAGAGATCAAACCGGTCCTGAAGGGTTTGCTGCGAATGTATGATAAAAAGTGGGAGCTTATAGAAGAAGACAACTACAGGACTCTTATAGATGCATACTTTGAGTCTAAGGAAAACAAG ggaaaagaagagaaaagagaagcTGCTACAGAGCTTGATGGGTATGAAAGACCAGGAAAAAGGCTGCATTTGGCCAATGGCAGAGCTGCTGTGGACCAAGATCATGGAAGCAGAACCATGGAGTCATCCAAACAGTGTTTAACCAATGGTAGAGCTGGATGTAGTTCTCAACACCCCCTCAAACAGCCCAATGACAGAGGAAAGAAACCAATTGCACCTCATCTGGTCTCTGGAGATAGAAAAATTTCAATTGGTAATCACAAGAAAGACTTGGTGATTCCAAAAACAGAGGAAGGTACAGATAGCATTTCATCTTCTTTCGAATGTGCAGTACCGGCGAGACGTCCAG CTCTTCCAGATTTGTCTCGAGGTTCAACTGGGGGTAACTCTGGATCATCCTCTACTGATGTGGGTAGAAGTGCTTGTGACCTCACTTGTGGGGGTGACCATGTTTCAAGACCGAAGAATCAGCAATGTGGAACAGAACATTCACAAGCTGATTTAAATGGTGTGGATTCAAGCTGTCCCATCACTCATGAGGGCAGGAAGCCAGTCAATTTTTTCCATGACATTACGAAATCTATGGAGAAAGTGAAAATATCATTGGTAGATGAAACTGGAAATGAGTGCCTGCCAAAGTTCAATTATAtaccaaacaatattatctaccaAAATGCAAATGTGAATATCTCACTAGCTCGGATTTCAGATGAAGATTGCTGCACCGACTGCTCTGGAGATTGTCTTTCAGCGGCAATACCATGTGCATGTGCTCGTGAAACTGGTGGGGAGTTTGTTTACACACCACAAGGCCTCCTAAAAGAAGATTTTTTAGCAGCTTGTGTCAAGGAACCGGAAGAGCACAACTTTGTTTATTGTCAAGACTGTCCAAATGAGAGGTCCAAGAACGAGTACTACCCTGAAAAATGCAAAGGTCACCACATCAGGAAGTTTATAAAAGAATGCTGGAGAAAATGTGGATGTGATTTGTCATGTGGAAATCGGGTAGTGCAAAGGGGCATTTCTTACAAGTTACAG GTATTCGTGACTCCTGAAGGGAAGGGCTGGGGTGTTAGGACATTAGAGGTCTTGCAGAAGGGAACATTTGTCTGTGAATATGTTGGGGAGATACTGACCAACACCGAATTATACGAGAGAAATAACCAAAGCAGTGGAGCTAAGAGACATACCTACCCCGTATTGCTAGACGGAGATTGGGGCTCAGAGCAAATTTTGAAGGATGATGATGCCCTTTGTCTTGATGCAACATCTCATGGTAATGTTGCCAGATTTATCAATCATAG ATGCTCTGATGCAAACTTGATTGATATCCCAGTTCAAGTGGAGACTCCTGACCGTCACTACTATCAC CTTGCCTTTTTTACTACCAGGAAAGTGAATGCATTTGAAGAGCTGTCGTGG GATTATGGTATTGACTTTGATGATCATGGACACCCTATAGAGGCGTTTTCGTGTAATTGTGGTAGTGTAGCTTGCCGGGGAAAGAAACAGAACGGACGGAAAGAACGCAGAG GGAAAAGATTGGTGTTGGGATAG
- the LOC126617783 gene encoding uncharacterized protein LOC126617783, translating into MPRPFGSSFQLLEINLISAQDLTPASKAMRTFAVAWVNPKRKLTTRFDQTGHTNPTWNEKFVFRVDDDFLRHDTSKIMIEIYASAWLRDVLIGTAAVVVNNLQNKSKMRFMAIQLRRPSGRPQGILNIGLGLLDSTMRSMPLYSELSSSAVGYWDLMEGKTGNQKSSGLNSKDQDKFVIFQRSQSDRTGSDSGFSKSRPASSICDGVTKIRPSNSTCNAAAYKPKTQASFCNSSIVNGSELSTGQKKGNVNGSLCSDVGPSPSVVAAAIAKGIYPLPYTGARAPSPDDAGSSLLDEWADQDSVEGLKTKIERWRTELPPVYDCAKNNAKSSHIQKPLQSSHRRPSSQKTRRSRSSGKGLFSCFALGCEISISCGSKPKINKKSGKVHLSPSDLTFDDDSYIR; encoded by the coding sequence ATGCCACGGCCGTTCGGCTCCTCCTTCCAGCTGCTGGAGATCAACCTGATCTCGGCGCAGGACCTGACGCCGGCGTCGAAGGCGATGCGGACGTTCGCCGTCGCGTGGGTCAACCCCAAGCGGAAGCTGACGACGCGTTTCGACCAGACCGGCCACACCAACCCGACGTGGAACGAGAAGTTCGTCTTCCGAGTTGACGACGACTTCCTCCGCCACGACACGTCGAAGATCATGATCGAGATCTACGCCTCCGCTTGGCTCCGAGACGTCCTGATCGGAACCGCCGCGGTGGTGGTGAACAATTTGCAGAACAAGTCCAAGATGCGGTTCATGGCGATCCAGCTCCGCCGCCCATCCGGCCGCCCGCAGGGGATTCTGAACATCGGGCTCGGCCTCCTCGACAGCACAATGCGGAGCATGCCGCTCTACAGCGAGCTCAGCTCCTCCGCCGTCGGGTACTGGGATCTGATGGAGGGAAAAACCGGTAACCAGAAGAGCAGCGGCCTCAACTCCAAGGATCAAGACAAATTCGTCATCTTCCAACGATCTCAGAGCGATCGGACCGGCAGCGATTCTGGATTCTCGAAATCCAGGCCCGCATCCTCCATCTGCGATGGCGTCACAAAAATCAGGCCGTCGAACTCCACCTGCAATGCCGCCGCCTACAAGCCCAAAACTCAAGCCTCCTTTTGCAATAGCTCGATCGTGAACGGATCTGAGCTCAGCACAGGGCAAAAGAAAGGTAACGTGAACGGGTCCCTCTGCTCTGACGTCGGTCCTTCGCCCTCTGTGGTTGCGGCCGCAATCGCCAAGGGAATCTACCCGTTGCCGTACACAGGAGCCCGCGCGCCGTCGCCCGATGATGCCGGGAGCTCGTTGCTGGACGAGTGGGCGGACCAGGACAGCGTGGAAGGGTTAAAGACCAAGATAGAACGGTGGCGGACGGAGCTGCCGCCGGTGTACGACTGCGCCAAGAACAACGCAAAGAGTTCCCATATTCAGAAGCCACTCCAATCGTCCCACCGCCGTCCCAGCAGTCAGAAGACGCGGCGGAGCCGCAGCAGTGGCAAAGGATTGTTCTCCTGCTTCGCGTTGGGTTGCGAGATTTCGATCTCTTGCGGGAGCAAACCGAAGATTAACAAGAAGAGCGGGAAAGTGCACCTCAGCCCGTCCGATTTAACTTTCGACGACGACTCGTACATACGGTAG
- the LOC126619599 gene encoding plasmodesmata-located protein 3-like isoform X2 produces the protein MDSTFLRFASLLLLLSLASSANPNSDNNSLVYKKCANQTFTTLSTKSQVQQQTLSSFFQQLASHSSQSKFYKHAEASGDNNEAGISGLFQCRQDISNEECHTCVKTLRNLSNALCKESVSARVQLHGCYVHYELDGVDSNPSSHRLMQKTCGKDLANGVGAGFEKMRAAAFAALESGVADGGGFCQTSYEAVQVMAQCVGGLGGCVCGECVSRAVQTAEEECGGAVSGQIYLEECFLSYSYHPDGIPADDHPHDRGEFFF, from the exons ATGGATTCAACTTTTCTCCGTTTTGCATCGCTACTACTTCTACTTTCTCTCGCATCATCTGCAAACCCTAATTCCGACAACAACAGTTTGGTATACAAGAAATGTGCAAATCAAACATTTACAACTCTCTCAACTAAATCGCAAGTCCAGCAACAAACCCTTTCATCTTTTTTTCAACAACTAGCATCACACTCCTCCCAATCAAAGTTCTATAAGCACGCCGAAGCCAGCGGAGACAACAACGAGGCGGGTATTTCCGGCCTCTTCCAGTGCCGGCAGGATATCAGCAACGAGGAGTGTCACACCTGCGTGAAAACTCTTCGTAACTTATCGAACGCCTTGTGTAAAGAGTCGGTTTCGGCTCGTGTTCAGCTGCATGGGTGCTACGTGCACTACGAGCTCGATGGAGTCGACTCAAACCCTTCTAGCCATAGATTAATGCAGAAGACTTGTGGGAAGGATTTGGCAAATGGGGTGGGGGCAGGGTTTGAGAAAATGAGAGCTGCGGCGTTTGCTGCCTTGGAGAGCGGCGTTGCGGACGGTGGTGGATTTTGCCAAACTAGTTATGAGGCGGTGCAAGTTATGGCTCAGTGTGTCGGGGGCTTGGGGGGTTGCGTGTGTGGAGAGTGTGTGAGTAGGGCGGTACAAACTGCTGAAGAGGAATGTGGTGGTGCTGTTTCTGGGCAGATTTATTTGGAGGAGTGCTTCTTGAGCTATAGTTATCATCCAGATGGGATACCTGCAGATGACCACCCACATGATCgaggtgagtttttttttt GA
- the LOC126619599 gene encoding plasmodesmata-located protein 3-like isoform X1 — protein sequence MDSTFLRFASLLLLLSLASSANPNSDNNSLVYKKCANQTFTTLSTKSQVQQQTLSSFFQQLASHSSQSKFYKHAEASGDNNEAGISGLFQCRQDISNEECHTCVKTLRNLSNALCKESVSARVQLHGCYVHYELDGVDSNPSSHRLMQKTCGKDLANGVGAGFEKMRAAAFAALESGVADGGGFCQTSYEAVQVMAQCVGGLGGCVCGECVSRAVQTAEEECGGAVSGQIYLEECFLSYSYHPDGIPADDHPHDRENKGGGNGGNGGNGGNGKKVAIVVGGAAALVFAFIFLLFVRSWSKKEDDD from the exons ATGGATTCAACTTTTCTCCGTTTTGCATCGCTACTACTTCTACTTTCTCTCGCATCATCTGCAAACCCTAATTCCGACAACAACAGTTTGGTATACAAGAAATGTGCAAATCAAACATTTACAACTCTCTCAACTAAATCGCAAGTCCAGCAACAAACCCTTTCATCTTTTTTTCAACAACTAGCATCACACTCCTCCCAATCAAAGTTCTATAAGCACGCCGAAGCCAGCGGAGACAACAACGAGGCGGGTATTTCCGGCCTCTTCCAGTGCCGGCAGGATATCAGCAACGAGGAGTGTCACACCTGCGTGAAAACTCTTCGTAACTTATCGAACGCCTTGTGTAAAGAGTCGGTTTCGGCTCGTGTTCAGCTGCATGGGTGCTACGTGCACTACGAGCTCGATGGAGTCGACTCAAACCCTTCTAGCCATAGATTAATGCAGAAGACTTGTGGGAAGGATTTGGCAAATGGGGTGGGGGCAGGGTTTGAGAAAATGAGAGCTGCGGCGTTTGCTGCCTTGGAGAGCGGCGTTGCGGACGGTGGTGGATTTTGCCAAACTAGTTATGAGGCGGTGCAAGTTATGGCTCAGTGTGTCGGGGGCTTGGGGGGTTGCGTGTGTGGAGAGTGTGTGAGTAGGGCGGTACAAACTGCTGAAGAGGAATGTGGTGGTGCTGTTTCTGGGCAGATTTATTTGGAGGAGTGCTTCTTGAGCTATAGTTATCATCCAGATGGGATACCTGCAGATGACCACCCACATGATCgag AAAACAAAGGCGGAGGAAATGGAGGAAATGGAGGAAATGGGGGAAATGGGAAAAAGGTGGCAATTGTTGTGGGAGGAGCAGCTGCTTTGGTTTTTGCCTTCATTTTTCTCTTGTTCGTCAGGTCTTGGTCaaagaaagaagatgatgaCTGA